A region from the Myxococcales bacterium genome encodes:
- a CDS encoding phosphoribosylglycinamide formyltransferase — MKLGVLVSGSGTNLAAILDATATGRLSAKVAVVVSNVATAYGLERAERANVPTAVVDHRAFANREEFDAELVRTLKEHGVDCVVLAGFMRVVTRVLLDAFPRRVVNIHPSLLPAFPGVHAQRQALEYGVRVAGCTVHFVDDGMDTGPIIAQRAVFVAPDDTEATLKERILREEHALLPEVLQWLADDRVYVEARSPRPVVFVRPPSNPGASARANSSGTSER; from the coding sequence TTGAAGCTCGGCGTCCTCGTCTCCGGGAGCGGCACGAACCTCGCGGCGATCCTCGACGCGACGGCGACGGGTCGCCTCTCGGCGAAGGTCGCCGTGGTCGTGTCGAACGTGGCGACGGCCTACGGCCTCGAGCGCGCCGAGCGAGCGAACGTCCCGACGGCCGTCGTCGATCATCGAGCCTTCGCGAACCGCGAGGAGTTCGACGCCGAGCTCGTGCGAACCTTGAAGGAGCACGGCGTCGATTGCGTCGTCCTCGCGGGCTTCATGCGGGTCGTGACGCGGGTCTTGCTCGACGCGTTTCCGCGCCGCGTCGTGAACATCCATCCGTCGCTCTTGCCGGCCTTTCCTGGCGTTCACGCGCAGCGCCAGGCGCTCGAATACGGCGTTCGCGTGGCCGGTTGCACGGTGCACTTCGTCGACGACGGCATGGACACGGGGCCCATCATCGCCCAGCGCGCGGTCTTCGTGGCGCCCGACGACACCGAGGCGACGCTCAAGGAGCGCATCTTGCGCGAGGAGCACGCCCTCTTGCCGGAGGTCCTCCAGTGGCTCGCCGACGATCGCGTCTACGTTGAAGCGCGAAGCCCGCGCCCCGTCGTGTTCGTTCGCCCGCCATCGAACCCGGGCGCGAGCGCCCGCGCCAACAGCAGCGGGACCTCCGAGCGATGA
- the mgtE gene encoding magnesium transporter: MRLGTLLIHDVREILRDDPEQVRELLEEIHPEDIADLVAELDADEAAQLLERMPSREAADIFERLDDDEQGELAVLMPPASVAQIASEMAADERADFFSVLPEALGDEVLEHLDEVDHEAAQEVRDIEKWPETSAAHLMTTEYVTVAVTATVEDAIAAVRKEAMLESDAPVYNVYATSSDHRLLGIASLRQLISSEAHEKFADVMRTNIISVPPDMDQEEVARRMAKYDLNAMPVMDEKNVLLGIITIDDVIDVLAAEQTEDVQKIGGIAPLEVSYFKTSFVSLVQKRVVWLIVLFLGGFFTETALRHFDPVFQAVVGASYYVPLLISAGGNSGSQSSTLVIRGLAVGEIQLGHWWRILAREAGMGLVLGLILGAIGFMKVMAFGTMSTAFAATVGLTLVGICMTGCTVGSMLPIGLKRIGLDPATSSTPFIASLVDVCGILVFVHVAKIILRSVIAAHGAGH, translated from the coding sequence ATGCGGCTCGGCACCCTCCTCATCCACGACGTGCGCGAGATCCTTCGCGACGATCCGGAGCAGGTGCGGGAGCTCCTCGAAGAGATTCACCCCGAGGACATCGCCGATCTCGTCGCCGAGCTCGACGCCGACGAGGCGGCGCAGCTCCTCGAGCGGATGCCGTCGCGCGAGGCCGCCGACATCTTCGAGCGCCTCGATGACGACGAGCAGGGCGAGCTCGCCGTGCTCATGCCGCCGGCCTCGGTCGCGCAAATCGCCAGCGAGATGGCCGCCGACGAGCGCGCCGACTTCTTCAGCGTCTTGCCCGAGGCCCTCGGCGACGAAGTGCTCGAGCACCTCGACGAGGTCGACCACGAGGCGGCGCAAGAAGTCCGCGACATCGAGAAGTGGCCCGAGACGAGCGCTGCCCACTTGATGACGACGGAGTACGTGACCGTAGCCGTCACCGCGACCGTCGAGGACGCCATCGCCGCCGTTCGCAAGGAGGCGATGCTCGAGAGCGACGCCCCCGTCTACAACGTGTACGCCACGAGCAGCGACCACCGGCTCCTCGGCATCGCGTCGCTCCGGCAGCTCATCAGCTCCGAGGCGCACGAGAAGTTCGCCGATGTCATGCGCACGAACATCATCAGCGTGCCGCCCGACATGGACCAGGAAGAGGTCGCTCGCCGCATGGCGAAGTACGACCTCAACGCCATGCCCGTGATGGACGAGAAGAACGTCCTCCTCGGCATCATCACCATCGACGACGTCATCGACGTCCTCGCGGCGGAGCAGACGGAAGACGTCCAGAAGATCGGCGGTATCGCGCCCCTCGAGGTCTCGTATTTCAAGACCTCGTTCGTCTCGCTGGTTCAAAAGCGCGTCGTCTGGCTCATCGTGCTGTTCCTTGGCGGCTTCTTCACCGAGACGGCGCTTCGTCACTTCGACCCGGTGTTTCAGGCCGTCGTCGGCGCCAGCTACTACGTGCCGCTCCTCATCTCCGCGGGCGGCAACTCGGGCTCGCAATCGTCGACGCTCGTCATTCGAGGTCTCGCCGTGGGCGAGATTCAACTCGGGCACTGGTGGCGCATTCTCGCTCGCGAGGCGGGCATGGGGCTCGTGCTGGGGCTCATCCTTGGCGCCATCGGCTTCATGAAGGTGATGGCTTTCGGCACCATGTCGACGGCCTTCGCCGCGACCGTCGGGCTCACGCTCGTGGGCATCTGCATGACCGGCTGCACCGTCGGGTCGATGCTGCCCATCGGCCTGAAGCGCATCGGGCTCGACCCGGCCACCAGCTCCACACCGTTCATCGCGAGCCTCGTCGACGTCTGCGGCATCTTGGTCTTCGTCCACGTGGCGAAGATCATTCTTCGGTCGGTCATCGCAGCGCATGGCGCTGGGCACTGA
- a CDS encoding phosphoribosylformylglycinamidine cyclo-ligase, translated as MALTYKDAGVDIDAGDRLVDRIGPLAKKTRIPEVLGDVGGFAGLCGLPAGLKEPILVSGTDGVGTKLKIAFQTGVHDTIGFDLVGMCVNDVLTCGARPLFFLDYFGTGKLDVGVAESVIRGIADACLASGCALLGGETAELPGMYADGEYDLAGFVVGVVEKARIVDGKRVSPGDVALALPSSGLHSNGYSLARRAVDAAGLALTDKPDELLGKTVAEALLTPTKLYAKCILPLVAEASDVDVRAMAHITGGGLPGNVPRVLPHGLGLKLTSSWKRPPIIDLIARRGPVAEEELRRTFNLGVGYVVVVPMGDAARATQLLREQGEAPFVLGEICSVEADTEFEARVIF; from the coding sequence ATGGCCCTCACCTACAAAGACGCGGGCGTAGACATCGACGCTGGCGATCGGCTCGTTGATCGCATCGGGCCTCTCGCCAAGAAGACCCGTATCCCCGAGGTGCTGGGCGACGTCGGGGGATTTGCCGGCCTCTGCGGCCTGCCGGCCGGCCTCAAAGAGCCCATCCTCGTGAGCGGCACCGACGGCGTCGGCACGAAGCTGAAGATCGCCTTCCAGACAGGCGTGCACGACACCATCGGCTTCGACCTCGTCGGCATGTGCGTCAACGATGTGCTCACGTGCGGCGCGCGGCCGCTCTTCTTCTTGGACTACTTCGGCACCGGAAAGCTCGACGTTGGGGTCGCCGAGAGCGTGATTCGAGGCATTGCTGACGCGTGCCTCGCGTCGGGCTGCGCGCTCTTGGGCGGAGAGACGGCGGAGCTGCCGGGCATGTACGCCGACGGTGAATACGATCTCGCCGGCTTCGTGGTCGGCGTCGTCGAGAAGGCACGCATCGTCGATGGCAAGCGTGTCTCGCCGGGCGACGTGGCCCTCGCGCTCCCGTCGAGCGGCCTTCACTCCAACGGCTACTCGCTCGCACGGCGCGCCGTCGACGCCGCGGGTCTCGCCCTCACCGACAAGCCCGACGAGCTCTTGGGCAAGACCGTGGCCGAGGCGCTCCTCACGCCCACGAAGCTCTATGCGAAGTGCATTCTTCCCCTCGTGGCCGAGGCGAGCGACGTCGACGTTCGCGCCATGGCGCACATCACCGGCGGCGGCCTGCCCGGCAACGTGCCGCGCGTCCTGCCGCACGGCCTGGGGCTCAAGCTCACCTCGTCGTGGAAGCGCCCTCCCATCATCGACCTCATCGCGCGCCGCGGCCCCGTCGCCGAAGAGGAGCTCCGCCGCACCTTCAACCTGGGCGTCGGGTACGTGGTCGTGGTGCCCATGGGCGACGCCGCCCGCGCCACGCAGCTCCTTCGCGAACAGGGCGAGGCTCCCTTCGTGCTCGGCGAGATCTGCTCGGTCGAGGCCGACACCGAGTTCGAGGCGAGGGTGATCTTTTGA
- a CDS encoding mechanosensitive ion channel gives MNPRALWESLAQNPTVLAIWAARIVGVVVLTALLGYALRRLGRARDRLASFFQRALHRRGGGLVERSADILYRAVRTLLGVVRVAVSLGVVYLWLASVTIILDPSRRLFGLVVAPLVSAFETVGTAAVDFIPHLMMLVVIVAVARFATRMTHVFADAVTEGDIELSWLDADAVEPTRRLVTIAIWLLALVMGAPYLPGSHSRAFQGIGLAVGVLVSLGSGSAAGNLLAGLVLMYARVFRPGDRIKIGETVGDVVALGAFTTRLRTIKDEEIVIPNSIVQQSAVTNFSRYAREAGVQISTRITIGYETPWRKVHELLLRAARSTDGIETTPAPYVLQRALGDFYVTYEICAFSKNSRELHLVEARLCQAIQDSFFAEGVEICSPHYTSLRDGSRAAIPPQAHASPEGSVAPRRPGSPSPTSAATSSAT, from the coding sequence ATGAACCCGCGCGCGCTCTGGGAGAGCCTCGCGCAGAACCCGACGGTCCTCGCGATCTGGGCCGCGCGCATCGTCGGCGTCGTGGTGCTGACGGCGCTGCTCGGCTACGCGCTCCGCCGCCTCGGCCGCGCCCGCGATCGGCTCGCGAGCTTCTTTCAGCGCGCCCTCCACCGCCGCGGCGGCGGCCTCGTGGAGCGCTCCGCCGATATTCTGTACCGCGCCGTGCGCACCCTCCTCGGCGTCGTCCGCGTCGCCGTCTCGCTGGGCGTCGTTTACCTGTGGCTCGCCAGCGTCACGATCATCCTCGACCCCTCGCGTCGTCTCTTCGGACTGGTCGTCGCACCGCTCGTGTCGGCCTTTGAGACCGTCGGCACGGCGGCCGTCGACTTCATTCCGCATCTGATGATGCTCGTCGTCATCGTCGCCGTCGCGCGCTTCGCGACGCGCATGACCCACGTCTTCGCCGACGCCGTGACGGAGGGCGACATCGAGCTCTCCTGGCTCGACGCCGACGCCGTGGAGCCGACGCGTCGGCTCGTGACCATCGCGATCTGGCTCTTGGCTCTCGTGATGGGCGCGCCGTACCTGCCCGGCAGCCACTCGCGGGCCTTCCAGGGCATCGGCCTCGCCGTGGGCGTTCTCGTGTCGCTCGGGTCCGGCAGCGCCGCGGGCAACCTGCTCGCTGGGCTGGTGCTCATGTACGCGCGGGTCTTTCGTCCAGGCGATCGCATCAAAATCGGCGAGACCGTCGGCGACGTGGTCGCCCTCGGAGCCTTTACGACGCGCCTACGGACCATCAAGGACGAGGAGATCGTGATCCCCAACTCCATCGTCCAGCAGAGCGCGGTCACGAACTTCTCGCGCTACGCCCGCGAGGCCGGCGTGCAGATCTCGACGCGGATCACCATCGGCTACGAGACGCCTTGGCGAAAGGTCCACGAGCTCTTGCTTCGCGCTGCTCGGTCGACAGACGGCATCGAGACCACGCCGGCGCCCTACGTGCTGCAGCGCGCCCTCGGCGACTTTTACGTGACCTACGAGATCTGCGCGTTCTCGAAGAACAGCCGCGAGCTTCACCTCGTGGAGGCGCGCCTCTGCCAGGCGATCCAAGACTCGTTCTTCGCCGAGGGCGTGGAGATCTGCTCGCCGCACTACACGAGCCTGCGCGACGGCAGCCGCGCGGCGATTCCGCCGCAAGCGCACGCGTCGCCCGAGGGGTCGGTCGCGCCGCGTCGCCCCGGCTCGCCCTCGCCGACCTCAGCGGCGACCTCATCGGCGACCTGA
- a CDS encoding N-acetyltransferase — protein sequence MSPGAPRRKKAGAPPRIAATATVEEGATLEPDTVVGVFCHVAKGAHVGAGSRIQSHTAVWAGVTLEADVFVGPSVTFTNVRHPRADFMRAGTARSASGWDETVVEAGASLGAGSILVAPVRVGARAMVGAGAVVTRDVPSHAIVVGNPARVVGWACTCGETVSRGDTAQSVTCWSCGRDFPS from the coding sequence ATGAGCCCTGGTGCCCCGAGGCGGAAGAAGGCAGGCGCGCCGCCACGGATCGCCGCCACCGCCACCGTCGAAGAGGGCGCTACGCTCGAGCCCGACACCGTCGTCGGTGTCTTCTGCCACGTCGCCAAAGGGGCCCACGTGGGCGCGGGCTCGCGCATCCAGAGCCACACCGCCGTCTGGGCCGGTGTGACGCTCGAGGCCGACGTGTTCGTCGGGCCGAGCGTCACCTTCACCAACGTGCGTCATCCGCGAGCCGACTTCATGCGCGCCGGCACCGCGCGGAGCGCCTCCGGCTGGGACGAGACGGTCGTCGAGGCGGGCGCCTCGCTCGGGGCAGGCTCGATCCTCGTAGCCCCCGTGCGCGTCGGCGCGCGCGCCATGGTCGGCGCCGGCGCTGTCGTCACGCGCGACGTGCCGTCGCACGCCATCGTCGTGGGCAATCCGGCGCGCGTCGTCGGCTGGGCCTGCACCTGCGGCGAGACCGTCTCGCGCGGCGACACGGCCCAAAGCGTCACCTGCTGGAGCTGCGGCCGAGACTTCCCTTCTTAG